The following proteins are encoded in a genomic region of Brachypodium distachyon strain Bd21 chromosome 1, Brachypodium_distachyon_v3.0, whole genome shotgun sequence:
- the LOC100824013 gene encoding zinc finger A20 and AN1 domain-containing stress-associated protein 9 isoform X3: MAQESWKESEETVQTPEAPVLCVNNCGFFGNSMTNNMCSKCYRDFIKVTTMAVPVVEKKAFAAASSSMVPLEPAKEDEVPAAAVVDSQAAQEPPKPPSNRCLSCRKKVGLTGFQCRCGGTFCSMHRYADSHECSFDYKAAGREQIAKQNPVVIAEKVNKI, from the coding sequence ATGGCACAAGAGAGCTGGAAGGAGTCTGAGGAGACTGTCCAAACGCCAGAGGCCCCGGTACTGTGTGTAAACAACTGTGGCTTCTTTGGCAACAGCATGACAAACAACATGTGCTCGAAATGCTACAGGGACTTCATTAAGGTCACGACAATGGCCGTCCCTGtagtggagaagaaggcattCGCAGCAGCATCGTCTTCCATGGTGCCATTGGAGCCTGCAAAGGAagacgaggtacccgcagcTGCTGTGGTTGACAGCCAAGCAGCACAGGAACCTCCAAAGCCGCCCAGCAACCGATGCCTTTCGTGCCGCAAGAAGGTTGGCCTGACTGGCTTCCAGTGCCGCTGCGGTGGAACCTTCTGCTCGATGCACCGCTACGCAGACTCTCATGAATGCTCCTTCGACTACAAGGCGGCTGGACGGGAGCAGATAGCCAAGCAGAACCCTGTTGTGATCGCCGAGAAGGTCAACAAGATCTGA
- the LOC100824013 gene encoding zinc finger A20 and AN1 domain-containing stress-associated protein 9 isoform X2 — translation MGFLFISMERSIAWTGGRISWQGTRLVNCVCKSGTLMEGICPLVAMAQESWKESEETVQTPEAPVLCVNNCGFFGNSMTNNMCSKCYRDFIKVTTMAVPVVEKKAFAAASSSMVPLEPAKEDEVPAAAVVDSQAAQEPPKPPSNRCLSCRKKVGLTGFQCRCGGTFCSMHRYADSHECSFDYKAAGREQIAKQNPVVIAEKVNKI, via the exons ATGGGTTTTCTTTTCATCAGCATGGAAAGGTCAATTGCCTGGACAGGTGGTAGAATATCCTGGCAAGGAACCAGATTAGTGAATTGTGTGTGCAAGTCTGGCACTCTGATGGAAGGGATTTG CCCGTTGGTAGCAATGGCACAAGAGAGCTGGAAGGAGTCTGAGGAGACTGTCCAAACGCCAGAGGCCCCGGTACTGTGTGTAAACAACTGTGGCTTCTTTGGCAACAGCATGACAAACAACATGTGCTCGAAATGCTACAGGGACTTCATTAAGGTCACGACAATGGCCGTCCCTGtagtggagaagaaggcattCGCAGCAGCATCGTCTTCCATGGTGCCATTGGAGCCTGCAAAGGAagacgaggtacccgcagcTGCTGTGGTTGACAGCCAAGCAGCACAGGAACCTCCAAAGCCGCCCAGCAACCGATGCCTTTCGTGCCGCAAGAAGGTTGGCCTGACTGGCTTCCAGTGCCGCTGCGGTGGAACCTTCTGCTCGATGCACCGCTACGCAGACTCTCATGAATGCTCCTTCGACTACAAGGCGGCTGGACGGGAGCAGATAGCCAAGCAGAACCCTGTTGTGATCGCCGAGAAGGTCAACAAGATCTGA
- the LOC100824013 gene encoding zinc finger A20 and AN1 domain-containing stress-associated protein 9 isoform X1, producing the protein MEAREFWFMLTRELRLREEIGHRHTRGNCMGDWLTIPLLFCFRLFLRGLKGCKDVLLFIICCPLVAMAQESWKESEETVQTPEAPVLCVNNCGFFGNSMTNNMCSKCYRDFIKVTTMAVPVVEKKAFAAASSSMVPLEPAKEDEVPAAAVVDSQAAQEPPKPPSNRCLSCRKKVGLTGFQCRCGGTFCSMHRYADSHECSFDYKAAGREQIAKQNPVVIAEKVNKI; encoded by the exons ATGGAAGCCAGAGAGTTCTGGTTTATGTTGACCAGGGAATTAAGGTTGAGAGAGGAGATTGGTCATAGACACACCAGGGGTAACTGCATGGGGGATTGGCTAACAATACCATTGCTCTTTTGCTTTCGACTCTTCCTTAGGGGACTGAAGGGGTGCAAAGATGTGTTATTGTTCATTATTTGCTG CCCGTTGGTAGCAATGGCACAAGAGAGCTGGAAGGAGTCTGAGGAGACTGTCCAAACGCCAGAGGCCCCGGTACTGTGTGTAAACAACTGTGGCTTCTTTGGCAACAGCATGACAAACAACATGTGCTCGAAATGCTACAGGGACTTCATTAAGGTCACGACAATGGCCGTCCCTGtagtggagaagaaggcattCGCAGCAGCATCGTCTTCCATGGTGCCATTGGAGCCTGCAAAGGAagacgaggtacccgcagcTGCTGTGGTTGACAGCCAAGCAGCACAGGAACCTCCAAAGCCGCCCAGCAACCGATGCCTTTCGTGCCGCAAGAAGGTTGGCCTGACTGGCTTCCAGTGCCGCTGCGGTGGAACCTTCTGCTCGATGCACCGCTACGCAGACTCTCATGAATGCTCCTTCGACTACAAGGCGGCTGGACGGGAGCAGATAGCCAAGCAGAACCCTGTTGTGATCGCCGAGAAGGTCAACAAGATCTGA